In Sporocytophaga myxococcoides, the DNA window GAAATACTCATTCAGCTTGTTCCTGGCGTTTCTTCAGATATTACTATTGATGCTTTATACGCTTTTACAGAATGTGAAATAAGTATTTCCCCAAATGCCTGTGTAATTATTGATGAAAAGCCTCATTTCATAAGTGTTAATGAAATTCTGAGAATATCTACAGACAAAACTGTAGAGTTGCTTAGACAGGAGCTGGAAATCAAAAAAAGTCATTTACTGGAAAAACTATTGTTTTCTTCTCTTGAAAAAATATTCATTGAGAAAAGGATATATAGAAATATCGAAGAGTGCGAAACCTGGGAAGCTGTTCTTGAAACGATAGATAAAGGCTTGAAGCCTTATAAAAAACAGTTTTACAGAGAAATCACTCAGGATGACCTCGTTAAGCTAACTGAAATTAAGATCAAGAGAATCTCGAAATTTGACGCATTTAAAGCGGATGAGTTAATGAGAAATCTTGGAGAAGAACTTAAAGAGGTTGAGCATAATCTTGCACATCTGATAGAGTTTGCAATTGCTTATTTCCAGAACCTGCTTAAAAAATATGGTCAGGGCAGGGAGCGCAAAACCCAGATCAGAACTTTTGAGACTATTTCAGCCAATGTAGTAGCTGCAACAAATGCGAAGCTCTATATCAACAGGTCGGAAGGTTTTATTGGTCATGGTTTAAAGAAAGATGAGTATATCTGCGATTGTTCTGATATAGATGATGTCATAGTTTTCAGAAAAGACGGGGTTTGTGTAATCAAGAAAATAGGAGAGAAGGTCTTTGTTGGCAAAGATATTCTGTATGCAGGTATTTTCAGAAAAGGTGATGACCGAATGGTTTACAATATGGCATATCTTGATGCGGCCTCTGGAACTGTATTTGTTAAAAGATTCCAGGTGTTGGGAATTACCCGGGACAAGGAATATGATTTGACTAAAGGAAGTAAAGGCTCCAAGATCCTTTATTTCACTGCTAATCCGAATGGAGAAGCCGAAACCGTTAATGTTACTCTTGCTCCTACTGCAAAAGCAAAGATTAAAGAGTTTGAGTTTGATTTTTCTGAACTTGAAATAAAGGCAAGAAACGTATTGGGTAATATCCTGACTAAATATCCTGTTAAGAAAATACAGTTTAAAGCTGCAGGGAAGTCAACTCTTGGAGGTAAGGATGTCTACTTTGATGAAACTGTAGGTCGACTGAACAACGATAAAAAAGGAACATACATTGGGAATTTTGAAGGGGATGAAAAGATTCTTGTATTCTATAAAGATGGTACTTATGAAATAACAACTTATGAGTTGACCAACAGATACAATACTGAAGAGTTATTGCACATAGAGAAATTTGATCCTGATAGGCTTATATCTGCTGTTTATTATGATGGCTCATCAAAGAATTATTTTGCAAAAAGATTTAGGATAGAGACCAATACAGCAGGCAAGAAGTTTGGATTTATTTCTGAAAATTCAGATTCTAAACTGGTAATTATAAGCACTGGTAAAAACCCTGTAATTAAGGTGGATTATGCAAAAGGTAAATTTGTCTCTGTCCCTTCTGAAGAAATCAGCCTTAATGAATTTGTTGAAGTGAAAGGGTGGAAAGCTGTTGGAAATAAGATTAGTACCAATAAAATCAACAAAATACTTTTGCTGGAATCTTCAGATGAAGGTGAAGGAGAAGACGGTGGCAAAACATCGTCTGCTAATCCTAAGAAAAAGTCTAAAGATGATCAGTTAGGATTGTTCTAAAAATCAAAAAACGGCTGTTTATTAATGGACAGCCGTTTTTTTTGATATTTTTTATGAATAATGTGCGATTACTTTTTCATAGGTCCTGAATGTATCATTAAACGTTTCCGGAAGCATATTAAAATCATTATTACAGATATCTACCTCCACTGCATTTTCGGTAAAATACTTTAGTAAAATTCCCAATTGCATTTCGAAAGGAAGTAATTCAAAAGAAATTCCATTCAAAAAATGCAACTTATTGAAATTTTGAGAGTAAAATCCATCAAAATCTTTCCAGGCATTTGGAGCCTCTGTTTTTATTAATTCAAAATTTATAGTAGCATTCATATCTGTATACTTTTGGTAAAATTAATCGAAAAAGACATTTCAGGCCAGACAATTTAAAACGAATTGAATTGGCTTAAATTATTGATATTTAAAGAAAGCTATTATCGTTATAAAGAAACTTGTCCACATTAGCCGAAATGGGAAAACTCAGGGAATGTGATCATCGTATTTTTACGTGTAATTCATAACTTTTTATGCAAACGATTGTCAACATCAACACCAGATTTTCAGAAATCGGCTATCAGCCCAATCTGGGAAAAATTGCATTTAACGATCTGGCCAAAAGCCTCAGGTCTGATGAGACCATTTTAAATGTTGTGGAAGGAGCAATATCTAATACTCTTGGAGTTGCAATTGCAACAGATTATAGAGTCTTTTATGTCGGGGTCAACAAACATCATCAACCAGTATTGGAACAGCTTATTTATGATGATATCGTAGGGATTGAAGTTACGAAAAGTATGTTTGTTTCTGTTGAATTAATTGTTCAGACAAAAAGTAAAAAGGAAATCAGACTAAAAGGGTGTGATCCTGAAAGGGCAGCGGAGATGGTGGAGCTAATAAACCTCCTTATCCGGGAAAATTCCTGAAATATATTTCTCGTTTAGAAAAAAGTGTCTAATTTGAGGTATGAAAAGTTTGATTGAGTTATTTAAAAAATATAAAAAATACTATGTGGTAGACGCGATAATGTATTTATCCTTCATTATCACTTTTCTGCTTATGGTGTTGATCTTTGGATAGTAAATGCTGCTATCAAAAGAGAACTTCTAAAAAGAGACAAAAAAGGGACGCAATTCGCGCCCCTTTTTTATTAATATAAATCGGAATATTAGCTTTTTACTCTTTCCATGTAGTCACCAGTACGGGTATCTACTTTAATTTTTTCACCTATTTCTATAAATAAAGGAACTCGTATTTCAGCCCCAGTTTCAAGAGTAGCAGGTTTTAAAGTTTTAGTTGCAGTATCTCCTCTTATACCTGGTTCTGTATAAGTAACTTCAAGCTCTACAGACGTAGGAGGCTCTGCATAAATAGGAGTTTCGCCATCGAAAGAAACTTTAATGACCATCCCTTCCTTAAGAAATTTCAGACTTTCTCCAAAAAGTATTTTATCTACAGAAATTTGCTCATAAGTTTCACTATCCATAAGAACAAGGCTAGGTCCTTCATCATAAAGATAGGAGAAATCATTTACATCAACCCTTACAAGCTCAACATCTTCACCGGCACGGAACCTGTGTTCCACAAGTTTACCAGTCTTTATGTTTCTCATTTTTACCTGATAAAATGCACGTAGGTTTCCGGGAGTACGGTGTTCGTATTCCAAAACCTGAACCAATTCGTTATTAAATCTTAAAAAACACCCTTTTGAAATGTCTGAAGTATTAGCCATAAATAGAAATTTGGCTCAAATTTAACTGAAGTATTACTTAAAAAACAAATAAAACTTTAAAGAATCCTTTTAAAACCTTGTCAGTCAAAGTTGATACTGTCAATTGAAGCATAAATAAACGAATATAAAAGAATCATAGAAGCTGTGGTAAAAACATATCCAATCGAAAAGGTTACACCAAGGATAAAGCTCAATACCAATAAATCAAGTAATTTCATATGTTTGAGAAGATACGTTGAAGTTCTACAAACAATAGCCTGAGGAAAATCATTCCTCCATTTCAGGATTATTTATAAATAGCAAGGATAACCATGAAAATATTCAGGAAGAAATAAGTGATTAAAATAACCTTCCCTGAAGTTTTATTAAAACTACGTGCATTATTCCGTCTTCCTCTTCTGTCCAGAATTAAAGAATAGGCATTTGCAGCTATTATAAATAAAATAAAAAGGAATGTAATTGAATGAAGGGAATCGACTAAGGTGAAAGATGTAGTTTCGGGAAGTATGGAATCTATAATATACTTATTACCAACTGAAGCAAATAGCCCACCTACAGGAAGACCGAATTTGGGATCTACATCCTCCGGATCAATGACAAAACTTATTGCTGCGATAAAAAATGCGATATACATTCCCAGGAACAACTTGAAAAATAATCCCCAAGCGTTTCTTTCCAGATCAAGTGTTATAAAAAAAGCGCCATATTCTGAATGTTGTGTGTCCAACGTTATATCTCCAAAAGTTGTTGAATATTCATTTATACCTGTGCTTACTTTAAAATTGGAGATGTTCCAGCCATCTATAGCAAAGTCCTTATCAAACTTGCTGCCTGAGGTATCCGGGACAAACACAAGTTTGCTCGCATCAAACATGGTGTTTTCTATGTGAACTTTAATATGCTGTCTGTCGAATGGGTAGTCATGCACTTTCCAGTTTTGCTTCATGATACATTTCATTTTCATCAAAACCCATATTTTCCCGTCAATTGTATCTACCATCACATCGGGTTTCTCAATACTCTTGGCATTAGGAACTTCTACCTGGGTAGTGAAGTCAAACTCAGGATTATTATACAACATCCAGAGCCAAAGGCGCATAGTATACTCTTTATCTTTAAAATTTATATCATGAAGACTCAAAACATAAGCTCCAATGTTAACGGTGTCAGCAGTTCTTTCCTTCTTGGAAATAGAATAAGCAGTATTAAATGAAAAAGTAAAAATAAATATTAAAACAAATAGAAATCTTTGCATGAGCTTATTATCTCAAAGAAAATTAGTAAGAATTACTGAACTGAAAAAATCAGTTAATTTATTATTTTAATTTTTTACTGAATCTGTATATGTCTTCAGGTTTTCCCAATAGGTAAATTGTATCATTTACGAGGATGCATTCATCTGGACCTATTGAAGTAATCAGTTGATTTTTTCTTTTGATCGCAATAATTGTTATTCCGAATTTTTTTCTTATTCCGGAATCTGCAATCTTTTTATTTACAACTTCGAATGCTTCATTCTGCACTGAAAGGGCAGCTATTTCTATATCTGGTATAGCGAGAGATAAATTTTTTCTTGTTGTTGATCCTGGTAAAAGTCTCAGCATTTCATAATTGTCTTCTCTGATTTCCTGAATAAACTCTTCAATTTCCTGTCTCGGTACCAGATAAGATGTTAATACTCTTGTAAATATTTCTATAGATGTCTCAAACTCTTCAGGTATCACTTCATTGGCTCCAAGACTGAATAAAAGCTCAGTATCCTGTATAAATCTTGTGCGGACAATGAGGTGGATATTTTTACTGACGTTTCTGATATTAACAACAATCTGATTGGTAGCTACCGGATCTGATACTGCAATGACCGCTACTCTCGCTTTATGTATATTTAAATGTTCCAGTACAGGTGCATGCACAGCATCTCCGAATATTATATTTTCACCTTTAAGTTTTTCCCTTTTTACAGTGTCGGCATTGAGTTCAAGAATAACATATGGAATACTTGCAGCTTTGGCTGCTTTAGCAACATTCCTGCCATTTAAGCCATAGCCTATAATGATCAGATGATCCTCAAAATGATCAATTTTTTTCTTTGAAAGATACTCTTTCATTCCTGTATAACGGTCTGAAATATTGCTGGGCAATATAAACCTTTGTACCCAAAGTGATATTTCATTTCCAGACTTGATAATAAATGGAGAGATAGACATTGTAAGAATTGATATTGCCAGAAAGTACTGATAATATTCACCATCTAGTAATCCATTCGAAACACCTGTCTTGGATAATATGAATGCAAATTCTCCAACTTGAGCTAGTCCGAGACCTACTAAAATTGAACTCCTTATTGGCATTCTTAATAACCTTCCGGAAAAGGCTGATATAATAAATTTGAGAATTATAACAGTAAAGGTTAATAAAAGGATGTAAAAGGAATGACCTATTACAAATCCTACATTTAAAAGCATTCCTACAGAAACAAAGAAGAAGCTTGCGAAAATTTCTCTGAATGGAAGAATATTTCCCAATGCCTGGTGACTATATTCAGATTCAGAAATTATTAATCCAGCCATAAATGCGCCAAGCGCCAGTGATAAGCCTATAGAAGACGTAAGCCAGGCAACTGAAAAACAAATAACAACTATTGAAAGAATAAACAATTCTTTGTTTTTTGTTTTTGCGATTTGGTATAAAAGGTTAGGAACGATATATCTGGCAGCTACAAAAACAAATATTATAATGAGTGCTACTTTTAAGGTGAGAAGTACAAAAGGAAAAAAAGTTATAGGTTGTTTACCCGATAAAAATGGGACGGACAACATCATCGGAACTACTATAATATCTTGAAAAATTAAAATTCCCAGAATGGTTTTTCCATGAGGACTGTTAACTTCACCTTTTTCCTGAAGAAGTTTTAATACTATTGCAGTGCTGCTTAAAGCCAACAGACAACCGGCAAAAATAGCATGACCAGTTCCCCAGTATAACGAAGTCAGAATAGCAACAACCGCAGCTATTGTTAGGAAAACCTGGGAGGCTCCTCCCCAAAGCACTGATTTTTTTATTTTGGCAAGATCACCTAATGAGAATTCAATCCCTATTATAAATAACAGAAGAATTACACCGATCTCCGCTAAGAGCTCAACTTCATGAGAAGCTGTAACCAGACTCAAACCATGTGGACCTGCAATGGTGCCTGTTAAAAGAAAACCTATAATTGTCGGAAATTTGAGCTTCTCAAATAGGAGAGTAACTATTACTGCAATACCTAATATTACTACAATGTCCTGAAAAAGAGGGGTCATTACTCGTTATTTAACCTATTTTATTTGAAATGCGTATTAGCCTACTAAATTAAGAAATATACTAAGGGGATATCCTTATTGCTTTTCTCAAAAGCTAAGTAACATACTAAAATTAATATCTAAATGAAAAGAATTTTAAGAATTTATTGCCTGCTTTTTTTTCTATCACTTCAGTCCACTTTTAATGCTTTTGCCCAGGATAAAGACATTGCTAAAATACAGAGCCAGGTTGATGAATTGATTAAAGCAGGGGAATATGAAGATGCTTTGGAGCCAATATTAAAGTTGACATCCCTGAAACCTGAAGATCCTGAAATTGCATATAAAACGGGGGTCATTTATTTTAATTTAAAAGATGCAATAAAAGCACAGCCATATTTTGAAAAGGCAAAAAACGGAGGTGCCAAAGCATCGGACCTGGCTCTTTTTATTGGAGATTGCTATCATTTATCCCACAAACTGGAAGAAGCTATCAATGCTTATGAAGGTTATAAAGCAACACTTAAACTTAAAGAGAAAGACAAACTAAA includes these proteins:
- the efp gene encoding elongation factor P — its product is MANTSDISKGCFLRFNNELVQVLEYEHRTPGNLRAFYQVKMRNIKTGKLVEHRFRAGEDVELVRVDVNDFSYLYDEGPSLVLMDSETYEQISVDKILFGESLKFLKEGMVIKVSFDGETPIYAEPPTSVELEVTYTEPGIRGDTATKTLKPATLETGAEIRVPLFIEIGEKIKVDTRTGDYMERVKS
- a CDS encoding cation:proton antiporter domain-containing protein, translating into MTPLFQDIVVILGIAVIVTLLFEKLKFPTIIGFLLTGTIAGPHGLSLVTASHEVELLAEIGVILLLFIIGIEFSLGDLAKIKKSVLWGGASQVFLTIAAVVAILTSLYWGTGHAIFAGCLLALSSTAIVLKLLQEKGEVNSPHGKTILGILIFQDIIVVPMMLSVPFLSGKQPITFFPFVLLTLKVALIIIFVFVAARYIVPNLLYQIAKTKNKELFILSIVVICFSVAWLTSSIGLSLALGAFMAGLIISESEYSHQALGNILPFREIFASFFFVSVGMLLNVGFVIGHSFYILLLTFTVIILKFIISAFSGRLLRMPIRSSILVGLGLAQVGEFAFILSKTGVSNGLLDGEYYQYFLAISILTMSISPFIIKSGNEISLWVQRFILPSNISDRYTGMKEYLSKKKIDHFEDHLIIIGYGLNGRNVAKAAKAASIPYVILELNADTVKREKLKGENIIFGDAVHAPVLEHLNIHKARVAVIAVSDPVATNQIVVNIRNVSKNIHLIVRTRFIQDTELLFSLGANEVIPEEFETSIEIFTRVLTSYLVPRQEIEEFIQEIREDNYEMLRLLPGSTTRKNLSLAIPDIEIAALSVQNEAFEVVNKKIADSGIRKKFGITIIAIKRKNQLITSIGPDECILVNDTIYLLGKPEDIYRFSKKLK
- a CDS encoding PH domain-containing protein, which encodes MQTIVNINTRFSEIGYQPNLGKIAFNDLAKSLRSDETILNVVEGAISNTLGVAIATDYRVFYVGVNKHHQPVLEQLIYDDIVGIEVTKSMFVSVELIVQTKSKKEIRLKGCDPERAAEMVELINLLIRENS
- a CDS encoding DNA gyrase/topoisomerase IV subunit A, which gives rise to MADDRDNNENNIQDQGAGNGGDIIHDVLPVSGMYENWFLEYASYVILERAVPAIEDGLKPVQRRILHSMKEMDDGRFNKVANVIGQTMQYHPHGDASIGEAIVNIGQKDLLLETQGNWGDVRTGDSAAAPRYIEARLSKLALEIVFNPETTEWQVSYDGRKNEPVTLPVKFPLLLAHGVEGIAVGLSTKILPHNFCELIEASILHLKNKKFTLYPDFATGGSIDVANYNEGLRGGKVRVRAKIEDLDKKTLVIRDIPFGTTTTSLIESIIKANDNGKIKIKKVIDNTAKDVEILIQLVPGVSSDITIDALYAFTECEISISPNACVIIDEKPHFISVNEILRISTDKTVELLRQELEIKKSHLLEKLLFSSLEKIFIEKRIYRNIEECETWEAVLETIDKGLKPYKKQFYREITQDDLVKLTEIKIKRISKFDAFKADELMRNLGEELKEVEHNLAHLIEFAIAYFQNLLKKYGQGRERKTQIRTFETISANVVAATNAKLYINRSEGFIGHGLKKDEYICDCSDIDDVIVFRKDGVCVIKKIGEKVFVGKDILYAGIFRKGDDRMVYNMAYLDAASGTVFVKRFQVLGITRDKEYDLTKGSKGSKILYFTANPNGEAETVNVTLAPTAKAKIKEFEFDFSELEIKARNVLGNILTKYPVKKIQFKAAGKSTLGGKDVYFDETVGRLNNDKKGTYIGNFEGDEKILVFYKDGTYEITTYELTNRYNTEELLHIEKFDPDRLISAVYYDGSSKNYFAKRFRIETNTAGKKFGFISENSDSKLVIISTGKNPVIKVDYAKGKFVSVPSEEISLNEFVEVKGWKAVGNKISTNKINKILLLESSDEGEGEDGGKTSSANPKKKSKDDQLGLF